Proteins encoded together in one Salmo salar chromosome ssa08, Ssal_v3.1, whole genome shotgun sequence window:
- the LOC123744264 gene encoding zinc finger protein 589-like, translated as MANCMVFHTQIASIMEVLANAAVAEICKLVDDDYAVLRLEITQSHKENRTLRRKLLELKVARERAERTTRERVLASRPSSVKILDRYRGMARGEGHLTGGYRSSVKPAGHNKWRDDQPITVDEGSGTSTQHIIMIESGEVAGLGVKHERSEGEEDPRHSRDIQTGETGPPLVATEDPTTTPAQPRIRSSITEVSGRPDAVLKSETDTKTLTVTQRHLHPERLGLGRLGCPPAPSSEYLLYDNPSPIHSHRDSGDETGNEPSCSYTTEMDPGNMPLGLETQTGPSRGDWNRYSSSVYSEGCLDKKGEGLIVDDVKVEGEVPPTWNAHSHLGDGLSQGRDFLDSRESLKTNLNVVTHSPLQAFSDRDPVSTSMGPSDSHGHVLFNQVLNSNDRARAQAQGGGATSGNSKEKRFLCMFCNKGFSCSQKVEIHQRVHTGEKPFSCTQCHMRFAEAGNLKRHQRVHTGVKPFSCTQCHMPFAQAGSLKRHQRVHTGEKPFSCPQCEKRFSRQHQLKIHLKVHTGERPFTCTHCGKRFSEKSCLRIHQQKNHSTV; from the exons atggctaactgtatggtttttcacactcaaatagcctccatcatggaAGTGCTAGCAAATGCTGCGGTGGCAGagatctgtaaactcgtagacgacgactatgcagtgcttcgtttggaaataactcaaagccaTAAAGAAAACAGGACATTGCGGAGGAAACTACTGGAACTGAAGGTGGCACGGGAGCGCGCAGAGAGAACAACACGAGAGCGCGTCCTCGCCAGTCGTCCCAGTAGTGTCAAGATCCTCGACCGATACAgaggaatggcaagag gtgaaggacatctcactggaggcTACAGGAGCTCTGTGAAGCCAGCGGGACACAATAAatggagagatgaccaaccaatcactgttgatgaggggagtggaacctcaacccagcacATTATCATGATAGAG TCTGGAGAGGTTGCAGGTCTTGGGGTCAAGCACGAGaggtctgaaggagaggaggacccacggcacagcagagacatccagaccGGAGAGACTGGACCACCCCTTGTAGCCACGGaggaccccaccaccaccccagcgCAGCCCAGGATTAGAAGCAGCATCACGGAGGTCAGTGGAAGGCCAGACGCCGTCctcaagtcagagacagacaccaaGACTTTAACTGTAACACAAAGGCATTTACACCcagagagactggggctggggaggCTGGGCTGTCCTCCTGCTCCCAGCTCAGAGTATTTACTTTACGATAACCCGAGCCCGATTCATTCCCATCGAGACTCAGGTGACGAGACTGGCAATGAACCGTCTTGTTCTTACACTACAGAGATGGACCCTGGCAACATGCCCTTGGGTTTAGAGACACAAACTGGTCCAtctagaggggactggaaccggtacagtagtagtgtatactctgaagggtgCCTAGATAAGAAAGGGGAGGGTCTGATCGTAGATGATGTGAAAGTGGAGGGCGAGGTTCCTCCCACATGGAATGCACATAGTCACCTAGGAGACGGACTATCACAGGGCAGAGATTTCTTAGACAGCAGGGAAAGCTTAAAGACAAATCTAAATGTCGTGACCCACTCCCCTTTACAGGCGTTCAGTGATCGCGACCCAGTGTCCACGTCGATGGGGCCTTCTGATTCACACGGCCACGTCCTTTTCAatcaggtattgaactcaaacGACCGGGCTAGAGCCCAGGCTCAGGGAGGGGGAGCCACATCAGGCAATAGTAAAGAGAAAaggttcctctgcatgttctgtaacaaaggctttAGTTGCTCCCagaaggtggagatccaccagagggtccacacaggggagaaacccttcagctgtacccagtgtcacatgcgcttTGCAGAGGCTGgcaacctgaagaggcaccagcgggtccacacaggggtgaaaccctttagctgtacccagtgtcacatgcCCTTCGCCCAGGCTGGCAGCCTGAAgcggcaccagagggtccacacaggggagaaaccctttAGCTGCCctcagtgtgagaagaggttctcacGCCAGCACCAGCTTAAGATCCACCTGAAggtccacacaggagagaggccaTTTACCTGTACGCACTgcgggaagaggttctcagagaaGAGCTgcctcaggatacaccagcagaaaaaccATTCCACTGTATAA